The Chitinivibrionales bacterium genome window below encodes:
- a CDS encoding ABC transporter permease subunit, with protein MNYHRKEIQTAYILLLPVICIVALFILLPVIGALYNSFFRDVTYLPKKFIGIENFIWLLSNPDFHRALLFTLLFTCAAVVLETLLGLLFALMLNESFKGRGYLRTIILVPWAIPTIVSAKIWNIIFNYSYGVLNYIVISTGLVPERINWLGTSSAAFAALVIAEVWKTTPFMVLIILAGLQAIPQELYYQARIDGAGVFKRFFAITLIMIRPVLVIALIFRTIDSLRIFDLVYVLTGGGPGGSTRTLSMLGFENYLADSFGRGSAISIATFLVVFGITLFYIRAGKFSQSIRQK; from the coding sequence ATGAACTATCATCGAAAAGAAATACAAACCGCCTATATATTACTTCTTCCCGTTATCTGTATCGTAGCGCTGTTTATTCTGCTGCCGGTTATTGGGGCATTGTATAATAGTTTTTTTCGTGATGTAACCTATTTACCAAAGAAATTCATCGGGATCGAGAATTTTATATGGCTCCTTTCAAATCCCGATTTTCATCGGGCCCTTCTCTTTACCCTTCTCTTTACCTGTGCAGCAGTGGTATTGGAAACATTGCTCGGGCTTCTCTTTGCGCTCATGCTCAATGAGTCGTTCAAGGGGCGGGGATATTTGCGGACTATTATTCTGGTGCCCTGGGCAATTCCGACAATAGTGTCGGCAAAAATTTGGAATATTATTTTTAACTATTCATATGGGGTGTTGAATTATATAGTGATTTCCACCGGACTTGTTCCCGAGAGAATTAACTGGCTTGGAACCTCGAGTGCGGCTTTTGCCGCTCTGGTGATCGCCGAGGTATGGAAAACCACTCCTTTTATGGTATTAATCATTCTTGCCGGGTTGCAGGCGATCCCCCAGGAGCTCTATTATCAGGCCCGCATTGACGGCGCCGGGGTTTTTAAACGATTCTTTGCTATCACCCTGATCATGATCCGCCCGGTGCTTGTTATCGCCCTGATTTTCAGAACCATCGACTCCCTGCGAATCTTCGATCTGGTCTATGTTCTCACCGGAGGAGGGCCTGGTGGAAGTACGCGGACGCTCTCCATGCTCGGGTTTGAAAATTACCTGGCCGACTCTTTCGGAAGAGGATCGGCGATATCGATCGCCACTTTTTTGGTTGTTTTCGGTATCACCCTTTTTTATATACGGGCCGGAAAGTTTTCTCAAAGTATCCGTCAAAAGTAA
- a CDS encoding ABC transporter permease subunit, which yields MKENALKKIILIIGNTFLVFFALTPFVWMLIISLTSRADFLITGEVEYTLQNYRNILTNTSLHFGNYFFNSLIVSLITSIFVTIIASLAGYAVSRLQFPGRIVVPVAILALSMFPPISIVGYLYRFFSDTGLLNTHIALILPYTALTVPLALWINMSYFSQIPRELDKAALIDGAGRIGTLTKIVLPLALPGIFSSFLLVFIACFNEFLLALMLTIDYRAQTLPVGIALFQGLHGEIPWGNLMAASALTAVPLVVVTIIFQKYIVQGLIGGAVKG from the coding sequence ATGAAAGAGAACGCATTAAAAAAAATAATCCTCATTATCGGCAACACCTTTCTGGTGTTTTTTGCGCTGACTCCATTTGTATGGATGCTTATCATTTCACTCACTTCCCGTGCCGATTTCCTGATCACCGGTGAGGTTGAATATACACTCCAGAATTATCGCAATATCCTGACAAATACATCACTCCATTTTGGCAATTATTTTTTCAACAGCCTTATTGTTTCTTTAATTACCTCAATTTTCGTTACGATTATTGCATCTCTGGCCGGCTATGCCGTTTCGCGGCTCCAGTTTCCCGGAAGAATCGTCGTTCCCGTGGCTATTCTTGCTCTGTCCATGTTTCCGCCGATCAGTATTGTCGGGTATTTGTATCGTTTTTTTTCGGATACGGGGCTTTTAAATACCCATATAGCATTGATTCTGCCCTACACTGCACTGACAGTGCCCCTGGCACTCTGGATCAATATGAGCTATTTCAGTCAGATCCCTCGGGAGCTGGATAAGGCGGCGCTTATTGATGGTGCAGGCAGGATCGGAACACTCACTAAAATTGTTCTTCCCTTGGCACTCCCGGGGATTTTCTCCTCCTTTTTACTGGTCTTCATTGCCTGTTTTAACGAATTCCTTTTAGCGCTCATGTTGACAATAGATTATCGGGCGCAAACACTGCCGGTGGGGATTGCATTGTTCCAGGGACTCCACGGAGAGATTCCCTGGGGAAATCTCATGGCTGCATCGGCCCTGACTGCGGTACCGCTGGTTGTGGTGACAATTATTTTTCAAAAATACATCGTTCAGGGATTAATCGGCGGAGCCGTGAAAGGCTGA
- a CDS encoding ATP-binding cassette domain-containing protein produces MDSLPVKLHNLSKSFFTFRGTTVVLKGINLSINAGELFVLLGPSGCGKSTLLNLIAGLERPTGGSITIGDKNVADATAKIYCEPFERDVAMVFQSYALYPHMTVEQNIAFPLTNLKKKLTKEEIAAAVRKSAGLLKIEELHSRKPRELSGGQRQRVAIGRAIVREPKVFLMDEPLSNLDAQLRMEMRAQLKALQQKLGITMIYVTHDQIEAMTLGDRIAVLNKGKISQIGTPADIYENPDTIFVAKFVGSPPMNIISGEIKSDGGKNMLTNSDFSFIIPRSLKETIKKRGEGAIIGIRPEHLRFGTPGEGAMDVEISVIENIGGEYLCYILFESNRLIVKTPVKPSEKHVSLRVEPEKILIFDIEGKRVRK; encoded by the coding sequence ATGGATTCGTTACCCGTAAAACTCCATAATTTATCGAAATCATTTTTTACATTCCGGGGAACGACTGTTGTTCTGAAGGGTATTAATCTTTCCATTAATGCTGGAGAGCTGTTTGTTCTTCTTGGCCCGAGCGGGTGTGGCAAAAGTACACTGCTGAATTTGATCGCGGGGCTGGAGAGACCTACCGGTGGTTCGATTACTATCGGCGATAAAAATGTTGCCGACGCCACGGCCAAAATTTATTGTGAGCCCTTTGAGCGCGATGTTGCTATGGTGTTCCAGAGTTATGCGCTCTATCCGCACATGACAGTGGAGCAGAATATCGCTTTTCCTCTCACCAATCTGAAAAAGAAGCTTACTAAAGAAGAAATCGCCGCAGCCGTTCGAAAAAGCGCCGGGCTTTTGAAAATTGAAGAGCTGCATTCACGGAAACCAAGAGAACTGTCCGGTGGACAGCGTCAGCGTGTAGCGATCGGGCGGGCAATCGTTCGGGAGCCCAAAGTTTTTCTCATGGATGAGCCTTTGTCCAATCTCGATGCCCAGTTGAGAATGGAAATGCGTGCACAACTCAAAGCCCTGCAGCAAAAACTCGGGATAACAATGATTTATGTCACCCACGATCAGATCGAGGCAATGACCCTCGGAGACAGAATCGCTGTGCTCAACAAAGGTAAAATATCCCAGATCGGTACACCCGCCGATATTTATGAAAATCCGGATACCATTTTTGTCGCTAAATTTGTCGGTTCACCGCCAATGAATATTATCAGTGGTGAAATCAAATCGGATGGCGGCAAGAATATGCTGACAAATAGTGATTTTTCATTTATTATCCCCAGGAGCCTGAAAGAAACCATAAAAAAGAGGGGGGAGGGTGCGATAATCGGCATTCGTCCCGAACATCTCCGCTTTGGTACTCCGGGGGAGGGTGCTATGGATGTGGAAATTTCGGTGATCGAAAATATCGGCGGTGAATACCTCTGCTACATACTTTTCGAATCCAATCGGCTGATCGTAAAGACCCCGGTTAAACCTTCGGAAAAACATGTATCGCTTCGGGTGGAGCCGGAAAAAATTCTGATTTTTGACATTGAGGGAAAGCGGGTGCGAAAATGA
- a CDS encoding DUF1343 domain-containing protein yields the protein MIRTRSGLEIFCDRFPKELHGVRLGVLCHAPSIDSSYRHIITCLKEIPECTLGAIFGPQHGLFGQTQDNMVEWEGNIHPQLKTPVYSLYGAVRKPTPAMLDSIDALVIDLQDVGARPYTYIWTVKLCLEACGERNIPVWVLDRPNPIGALDFDGPLLSPDYFSFVGGAEIPLCHRMTIGEIALLLKQTYSPATELHVVWMENWWRSSLWFQTGLPWVLPSPNMPTLDTAIVYPGMVLLEATNLSEGRGTTRPFELIGAPYLRIDRLLASLSNKKVPGTVFREHNFIPTFQKWKGDYCPGIQVHVTNVKELNPVFLTATLLASVIETAGEQFAFKDPPYEYETEKMPFDILSGGDKLRKLLSVGAMEPKIREEWKDEYKNFFVLFNDITHYPELL from the coding sequence ATGATACGAACAAGGTCGGGGCTGGAAATTTTTTGTGATCGATTTCCAAAGGAGCTACATGGTGTTCGACTGGGAGTACTCTGCCATGCTCCATCGATCGATTCATCCTACCGTCATATAATCACCTGTCTGAAGGAGATTCCCGAATGCACGCTTGGCGCCATATTCGGTCCTCAGCATGGGTTGTTTGGACAGACCCAGGATAATATGGTCGAGTGGGAAGGGAATATTCATCCTCAACTGAAAACACCGGTCTACAGCCTCTATGGTGCTGTTCGCAAACCAACTCCTGCGATGCTCGATTCGATCGATGCCCTGGTAATCGATCTTCAGGATGTCGGCGCTCGTCCTTACACCTATATCTGGACAGTGAAGCTTTGCCTGGAGGCATGCGGTGAGCGGAATATTCCGGTATGGGTACTCGACCGTCCAAATCCGATTGGGGCTTTAGATTTTGACGGTCCTCTTTTATCTCCCGACTATTTTTCCTTTGTGGGAGGCGCCGAAATCCCGTTGTGCCATCGTATGACTATCGGAGAGATCGCACTCCTGCTCAAGCAAACATACTCCCCGGCAACCGAGCTTCATGTAGTGTGGATGGAGAACTGGTGGCGTAGCTCGTTATGGTTCCAAACAGGACTTCCCTGGGTACTTCCCTCACCGAATATGCCGACTCTCGATACCGCTATAGTTTATCCGGGGATGGTCCTCCTCGAAGCAACGAATCTTTCCGAAGGAAGAGGCACAACCCGTCCCTTCGAACTGATTGGCGCTCCATACCTGCGAATCGACCGCCTGTTAGCTTCATTGAGCAACAAAAAAGTTCCCGGTACTGTTTTCAGAGAACATAATTTCATTCCCACATTCCAGAAATGGAAGGGAGATTATTGTCCCGGCATTCAGGTGCATGTGACCAATGTAAAGGAGCTCAATCCGGTTTTTCTGACTGCTACCCTGCTCGCTTCAGTTATTGAAACGGCCGGAGAACAATTTGCTTTCAAAGATCCACCTTATGAATACGAGACCGAGAAAATGCCCTTTGATATTCTTTCCGGCGGTGATAAGCTGCGAAAACTGCTGAGTGTCGGAGCAATGGAACCAAAAATCAGGGAAGAGTGGAAAGACGAGTATAAAAATTTCTTTGTTTTATTCAACGATATCACTCATTACCCCGAACTACTG